Proteins found in one Amblyraja radiata isolate CabotCenter1 chromosome 15, sAmbRad1.1.pri, whole genome shotgun sequence genomic segment:
- the c15h10orf95 gene encoding uncharacterized protein C10orf95 homolog — protein sequence MYPAPVPYGPVAPWRVTVPAETFMLPPIQMHNFSSRPLTLVMVDPTLDHEGPGKHTEYHHFYRTPYISPYWYPPLPPVLPPANPTSYQYPPYYPYTGYVPPAAGAWPEGASLRGDLHWGKMGQIYGPSRELPELLQNDLRRVYGTYPKTHVTISYQNGEYLVKAEPKVGEQKYKVEKKVIRRPLTPSDDEIEVVVEKPKRKSRR from the coding sequence ATGTACCCAGCCCCCGTGCCCTATGGACCTGTGGCACCGTGGAGGGTCACGGTGCCCGCTGAGACCTTTATGCTGCCTCCCATCCAGATGCACAACTTTTCCAGTCGACCGCTCACCTTGGTCATGGTGGACCCCACCTTGGACCATGAAGGTCCAGGGAAGCATACGGAGTACCACCATTTCTACAGGACTCCTTACATCTCCCCGTACTGGTACCCACCACTACCACCAGTGCTGCCACCTGCAAACCCGACCTCCTACCAATACCCACCATACTACCCGTACACGGGGTATGTCCCTCCTGCCGCGGGCGCCTGGCCCGAAGGTGCCTCCCTGAGGGGCGATTTACACTGGGGTAAGATGGGACAGATTTACGGCCCCAGTAGGGAGCTCCCCGAACTCCTGCAGAATGACCTGCGGCGCGTCTACGGCACCTACCCCAAGACCCACGTCACCATCTCCTACCAGAACGGAGAGTACCTGGTCAAAGCAGAGCCCAAAGTCGGGGAGCAGAAGTACAAGGTGGAAAAGAAGGTCATCAGGAGGCCGCTCACCCCCAGCGACGACGAGATCgaggtggtggtggagaagcCGAAAAGGAAGTCCAGACGCTAA